One Cryptococcus neoformans var. neoformans B-3501A chromosome 10, whole genome shotgun sequence DNA window includes the following coding sequences:
- a CDS encoding hypothetical protein (HMMPfam hit to DHDPS, Dihydrodipicolinate synthetase family, score: 38.4, E(): 2.7e-13): protein MWRQATNEQRLARYKGSTIDVQETINHQFSQSYTAIPSQHYPTSPHIHTTPTTQFKMTANGFSDNVSKFSNPRGRVGFDMSGITPAPVTPFNEDGSVDYEAIQRIGSWLASVEGVKGLVVLGHAGEGTFLTSEEQVKVIKAFVKSVNNEIPIIAGITREGNYVAGLEAKRAREAGAAAGLLYPSHGWLRFGYQTGAPQVRYKEVYEASGLPLILFQYPDNTKATYDLKTQLDILAQPGVFAMKNGVRNMRRWDREIPVIRKARPDIYILTCHDEYLLHTTFDVDGMLVGYGSIAPELLFELLKAGKAHDYKKARAIHDQLLPVTAAVYHRGSHMEGTVALKHALVARGILKHATIRGTLLPLPEGADKEIYDAISAAKIAKVQ, encoded by the exons ATGTGGAGGCAGGCCACAAATGAACAGCGCCTGGCAAGATATAAAGGCTCGACCATCGATGTTCAAGAGACCATCAATCACCAGTTCTCCCAATCTTACACAGCTATTCCTAGCCAACACTACCCCACTTCACCACACATTCACACAACACCAACCACTCAATTCAAAATGACCGCCAACGGTTTCTCCGACAATGTTTCCAAGTTCTCCAACCCCCGAGGCCGAGTCGGCTTCGACATGAGCGGTATCACTCCTGCTCCC GTCACTCCATTCAACGAGGACGGCTCGGTCGACTACGAGGCTATCCAGCGTATTGGATCTTGGCTTGCCTCCGTCGAGGGTGTCAAGGGTCTCGTCGTTCTCGGTCACGCCGGTGAAGGTACCTTCCTCACCTCGGAGGAGCAGGTCAAGGTTATCAAGGCCTTTGTTAAGTCGGTTAACAACGAGATCCCCATCATTGCCGGTATCACCCGAGAGGGCAACTACGTTGCTGGTCTCGAGGCGAAACGCGCAAGAGAAGCCGGTGCCGCTGCTGGTCTGCTTTACCCTTCGCACGGATGGCTCCGATTCGGCTACCAGACAGGTGCTCCCCAGGTTCGTTACAAGGAGGTCTACGAGGCCTCGGGTCTccccctcatcctcttccagtACCCCGACAACACCAAGGCAACTTACGACCTGAAGACCCAGCTCGATATCCTTGCCCAACCCGGTGTCTTTGCCA TGAAGAACGGTGTCCGAAACATGCGACGATGGGACCGAGAGATCCCTGTCATCAGGAAGGCACGACCCGACATCTACATTCTCACTTGCCACGACGAGTACCTCCTCCACACTACTTTCGACGTCGACGGCATGCTCGTCGGTTACGGTAGTATTGCTCCCGAACTTCTCTTTGAGCTCCTTAAGGCCGGTAAGGCTCATGACTACAAGAAGGCTCGAGCCATCCACGACCAGCTCCTTCCCGTCACCGCCGCTGTCTACCACCGTGGCTCCCACATGGAGGGCACCGTCGCTCTCAAGCATGCCCTGGTTGCCCGTGGGATCCTCAAACACGCCACCATCCGAGGTACCCTTTTGCCCCTCCCCGAAGGTGCCGACAAGGAAATTTATGATGCGATCTCTGCCGCAAAAATTGCCAAGGTCCAGTAA
- a CDS encoding hypothetical protein (HMMPfam hit to HLH, Helix-loop-helix DNA-binding domain, score: 44.3, E(): 3.3e-10): MSPRPIHRPFSDGSMTVDTDLLASLMSGGSHQSADRGQFNLPPSSFSFSQSLPVRHHSFDYSLPSPLSTSINIAGHMRNSISGGTGANSGGVFNSVKFGNEHPEPPVSLPPAMDGIEQGSHQRPRSQSSSHSVGKAPSSRSRQARKSMTDVRPPRSSLQRGRSQGPTRPMGLGVSLDTHVEGEMTDSISPPDFGANGAFGLAIASGRDSFNNDTSSWASGSVPSMVPGSLGSFDTDEVLVDSPITPVKPLMQLSDENYKKQRRRECHNLVEKRRREHINAKIEELGTLLPEKYNQIDEPAEEEDEDGKTSAKKKKSKRGGNTSAKSQKDAAHCKGRILSQSVNYIRYVSSLRSGKRSVLTASKAISNKSPRPKRVVFPSLSSFL; this comes from the exons ATGTCGCCTCGACCGATCCATCGGCCCTTCTCTGACGGCTCAATGACCGTCGACACTGATTTATTGGCCTCCCTCATGTCCGGAGGCTCTCATCAATCAGCGGACCGAGGACAATTCAATTTGCCGCCTTCGTCATTTTCATTCTCGCAATCCCTACCTGTTAGGCATCATTCCTTTGACTACAGCCTTCCCTCACCGTTATCCACAAGCATAAACATCGCCGGCCATATGCGAAACAGTATCTCCGGCGGGACCGGAGCTAATTCCGGTGGGGTTTTTAACTCTGTAAAATTTGGGAATGAGCATCCCGAACCGCCTGTCAGCCTTCCGCCTGCAATGGATGGCATTGAGCAAGGTAGCCATCAGCGTCCCCGCTcgcaatcttcttctcattcgGTAGGCAAAGCCCCTTCATCCCGTTCGCGTCAAGCACGCAAGTCTATGACCGATGTTCGTCCTCCACGCTCGTCCCTGCAACgcggaagaagccaaggtCCTACAAGACCGATGGGCCTTGGGGTGAGCCTCGATACCCATGTGGAAGGTGAAATGACCGACTCTATCTCTCCACCTGATTTTGGCGCCAACGGCGCTTTCGGCCTCGCCATCGCCTCGGGACGCGATTCGTTCAACAATGATACTTCGTCTTGGGCATCGGGCAGTGTTCCATCGATGGTTCCTGGCAGCCTAGGCAGCTTTGACACGGACGAGGTATTGGTGGATAGCCCTATTACTCCGGTAAAGCCTCTCATGCAGTTGTCAGATGAAAACTACAAGaagcaaaggagaagggagtgtCATAATCtggttgagaagagaaggcgaGAACATATCAACGCCAAAATCGAAGAGCTTGGGACGTTGTTGCCGGAGAAATATAACCAAATCGATGAGCctgcagaggaagaagatgaggatggcaagACTAGcgcaaagaaaaag AAAAGCAAGCGGGGGGGAAACACTTCTGCCAAGTCTCAGAAAGATGCCGCACATTGTAAAGGACGTATCTTGAGCCAAAGCGTCAACTACATCCGGTACGTCTCCTCTCTCCGCTCTGGAAAGCGTTCAGTGCTGACAGCGTCAAAAGCGATCTCAAACAAGTCACCGAGACCCAAGCGAGTCGTATTTCCCAGCTTGAGCAGCTTCTTATGA
- a CDS encoding hypothetical protein (HMMPfam hit to Fungal_trans, Fungal specific transcription factor domain, score: 95.6, E(): 1.2e-25) gives MQPPQKKLKRRVPDTQRQRVSVSCDRCKVRKIRCIRISGGNDPCAACAQLSLNCESTLPRKQRVYASYDQLQLRYRALDTLIKRLYPGENVESVDDICELARKQGLDLSGFEDEGEDLDPLPKLSDRESSGTTSASKEGSSLFDSVQNLRIPEGGLIPAPRGGYHYVGPASSYQFANTIRHLVKKSSAYTLAFDRVGYRRQQRANEFTSSDRTTALEARIPGHPVMVGENEASPMSESIGSCPSDVGPVPSPQDRTTPRSIPHSITRRTIDIMPPRQLADKLVLAFFDRVHLNFNLFHRGSFQVRYESIWSSRNEAGLEDLEPGWLCVLCMVFVLGAQALERDGLREATVIQSRYLAIVIREGMQRLVLTATQSNVQALALLSLYQHNAGERNTAWMLVGHAAHMAVALGMQRDGENANFDFIERNTRRIIWWTLYLFEQNLSFILGRPSATSTPDVSASLPDEAVKDGADSPPGYLEQAVKLGDISTKIKRFTAAISSDFDKPNRLTATTDIANQLDELLLQWDRSLPPHLRYTAQFATAKHRRTVRLLHATYNHLRSVLGRPYLLCKINHDLDNSQSPLHVNSSSGLASAITALSQTSLSAARSCMEALLSLASAASLEGEVWYDYYYVHHASLILSLPFLVDFNDQHVASDRAIISATLNLAQKSRLAPTYRILINVSIQFAKIVGIGPDDDPSRPASPRLGASAIRPDLSSSGKSMVFPEGFTDENNHTDWNLGPSSVTPENSGGNRSFDSRANYHMSGMSHEAGPGTGSSTVQWPTQLPHHTNPTASDPWSLLPMLNSTPSSQPLSLEQLLGMQPSTLFNDSATQQPVADLGFSDMYNFGFGLPAQNDGIGPYWPGGVGEEGGSGGLGDMPWDFFAGGDWAGGGHETGREGR, from the coding sequence ATGCAACCTCCCCAAAAGAAGCTCAAGCGACGCGTACCCGACACCCAACGTCAGAGAGTATCGGTATCATGCGATCGGTGCAAGGTCCGCAAAATCCGTTGCATCCGCATCTCAGGGGGGAACGACCCTTGCGCAGCATGCGCACAGCTCAGTCTCAATTGCGAATCAACCTTACCTCGGAAACAAAGGGTCTACGCTAGCTACGACCAGCTACAATTGAGATACCGTGCACTCGACACCTTGATCAAGCGATTGTATCCCGGCGAGAATGTCGAAAGCGTCGACGATATATGCGAACTGGCGCGGAAACAGGGGCTCGATTTGTCGGGATTTGAAGACGAAGGGGAGGATCTGGATCCACTACCGAAACTGAGCGACAGGGAAAGCTCGGGCACAACTTCTGCTTCCAAAGAAGGCAGCAGCTTATTCGACTCGGTACAAAACCTACGTATACCAGAAGGAGGGCTCATCCCAGCACCTCGAGGCGGATACCACTACGTGGGTCCGGCAAGCTCGTACCAGTTTGCAAATACGATCCGGCACCTAGTCAAAAAGTCGAGTGCATACACGCTTGCATTCGATCGTGTGGGGTACAGACGACAACAGCGGGCAAATGAATTCACCTCGTCAGATCGGACTACAGCTCTCGAAGCGCGTATACCAGGGCATCCTGTGATGGTTGGAGAAAACGAGGCCTCCCCCATGAGCGAAAGTATAGGATCGTGCCCTTCTGATGTCGGTCCTGTACCGTCTCCTCAGGACCGAACAACCCCCAGAAGTATACCACACTCCATCACCCGTCGGACGATAGACATCATGCCTCCCCGCCAGCTGGCAGACAAACTTGTTCTCGCTTTCTTTGACCGGGTGCATCTGAACTTTAATCTCTTTCATCGAGGAAGTTTTCAGGTTCGCTACGAATCAATATGGTCATCCAGGAATGAAGCCGGCTTAGAAGATCTTGAGCCCGGGTGGCTATGTGTCCTGTGTATGGTGTTTGTACTGGGCGCTCAAGCTCTAGAACGAGACGGTCTGCGGGAAGCTACAGTTATCCAAAGCCGGTATCTTGCCATTGTCATCCGCGAGGGGATGCAGCGACTCGTCCTCACGGCAACACAATCAAACGTGCAGGCCCTAGCTCTGCTCAGTCTGTATCAGCATAATGCCGGCGAACGCAATACCGCCTGGATGCTGGTGGGACACGCTGCTCATATGGCTGTCGCCCTAGGCATGCAGCGGGATGGCGAAAATGCAAACTTTGACTTTATCGAGCGCAATACTCGGCGGATCATATGGTGGACACTGTATCTCTTTGAGCAGAATCTGAGCTTTATACTCGGTCGGCCGAGCGCGACGTCGACTCCGGACGTCAGTGCGAGTTTGCCAGACGAGGCGGTCAAGGATGGCGCAGATTCGCCACCGGGCTACTTGGAACAGGCGGTCAAGCTAGGCGACATTTCGACCAAGATCAAACGTTTCACGGCCGCCatttcttccgactttgaCAAGCCTAACCGGTTGACTGCGACTACCGACATTGCCAACCAGCTAGACGAACTGCTGCTTCAATGGGACCGGTCACTCCCGCCACATCTGAGATATACAGCGCAGTTTGCAACGGCAAAACATCGCCGGACagttcgtcttcttcacgCGACATACAATCACCTGCGGTCTGTGCTAGGCCGACCGTATTTACTTTGCAAAATCAATCATGATCTCGATAATTCCCAATCGCCTCTTCACGTTAACTCATCATCAGGTCTAGCAAGTGCAATCACCGCATTGTCGCAAACGTCCCTGTCCGCCGCAAGAAGCTGCATGGAGGCTTTACTCTCCTTGGCGAGCGCCGCCTCGCTCGAAGGAGAGGTCTGGTACGACTACTACTACGTCCATCATGCTTCTCTCATCCTGTCCCTGCCCTTTTTAGTCGATTTCAACGACCAACACGTCGCCTCGGATCGAGCCATTATATCGGCGACATTGAACCTTGCTCAAAAGAGCCGCTTGGCCCCCACGTACCGTATCTTGATCAACGTGTCGATCCAATTTGCCAAGATTGTTGGTATAGGACCAGATGACGACCCAAGCAGACCAGCTTCCCCTCGACTCGGTGCAAGCGCAATCCGCCCAGATCTGTCTTCGTCCGGGAAGTCGATGGTATTTCCCGAAGGATTCACCGATGAGAACAACCATACCGATTGGAACCTAGGGCCGAGTTCGGTCACGCCAGAGAACTCTGGTGGCAATCGCTCGTTCGACTCTCGAGCGAATTATCACATGTCGGGCATGTCGCACGAGGCCGGTCCTGGTACAGGTTCGTCGACGGTACAGTGGCCGACTCAGCTCCCCCACCACACGAATCCGACAGCATCAGACCCGTGGTCACTGCTTCCCATGCTCAACTCgactccttcctctcagcCGCTCTCGCTCGAACAGCTCTTGGGCATGCAGCCATCGACGCTCTTCAACGACAGTGCAACTCAGCAACCTGTCGCCGACCTTGGCTTCTCGGACATGTACAACTTTGGTTTCGGGCTGCCGGCACAGAATGATGGGATAGGCCCTTACTGGCCAGGTGGCGTGGGTGAAGAGGGTGGAAGCGGAGGCTTGGGTGATATGCCTTGGGATTTCTTTGCCGGGGGAGATTGGGCCGGGGGTGGACATGAAACTGGACgagaagggagatga